The Ailuropoda melanoleuca isolate Jingjing chromosome 4, ASM200744v2, whole genome shotgun sequence region TACCAGCCAGGAGGATATGGGGCCTGTTGGGCCGGGGCTAGAGTCAGGGACGGCGCCCCCATTAGTCTGAGGTGAGATTTCGATGGAAAGAGCAAGTCTGTGCCAGATGCAGGAGGCACGTACCCACGGGGTCCTGGGTCATTGACATTTTTAGACCCCCCCAGAATCCTCAGGCTTGGGACTGACTTCTTAGGAGCCGGGATCCCCAGgtccctggcctcctccctgggctGTGGGGTGTGCCTCGCAGGGCCCCGATCACCTCCAGTGCCTTGGGTACAGCAAAGAGGCAAAGCCTGGGTCCTCGGCTACACCGCACATTTGAGGAGGGCGCTGAGTCAGGGTTGCTAAaactggggtggggacaggggcagcTGCTCCTCCTTCAAGTAGAGAACCTTCCAGGCCTCCTCACATCCTCACATGGGTAGGCGATGGCCCAGGTTCCTTGTTCTGCAGAGTGGGCTGTTTGCGGATAGGAGGGGACACTCAAGCAGGAAGTGACATGACCTGGCTCTCCTGGTCTTCCTCACCCCTGCAGAGTGCTGTAGCAGCCCCCAGTCCTGTGATGGGGAGCATGGCCCCCAACGACGCGATGGCAGCAGGCCCCATGGCACCCGGCTTCTTCCAGGTACAGCCAGGGCCGATGACCCCTGTTCTCCAACTCAAGTGGGCATGTGTCTCAGAGGGTGACCAGCACGGGccatgatgggggtggggagatccTACGGGGAGAGGCCCCAGCCGCAGTTGGGTAGGAGGGTTGTCACTGAGGTGGGTATTTGCATGCAGGCTTTGGTGGCGCCGGCAGGGGACAGGCTGCAGGGGACGGGCCAATCAGACCGGGCGCCAGTGCGGGAGAGGGCAGGGTCTCTGTGAGGTTGGACTGCGCGGGCCTGGTTGCTCAGGGCCTCAGAGCATGGCTCTCTGAGCCGTGGGTCTTGCCCGTGACTGTTCCCGTAGGGCCCCTCACCCAAACCCCGTCTTCCACTCGGAGGAGTGCAGGGCTGGCCCACCGTCCCGCCTCCATGGCGTCCCCTCACCCTCCCTGGCCAAGCTCAGCAGGGCCACAGAGAGCAGTGAAGCTTTGATGGACCTCGCTCCTCCCAACCCACCTGGTTCTGTCCTCCTAGGGCCCCCCCGGCTCCCAGCAGCCCCCCCACAACCCCAACGCCCCCATGATGGGGCCTCACGTTCAGGTAAGGACCTGTGACGCCCCGCCCCTTTGCACACGCACGTCCCAGCCActggagcccccagccccacgcaCTCATGCACCGGGCACTGGCAGGCTGCGCTTTGCTGGCTGGTCCCGGAGGAGGGGGATGTccaggctggggcctggggcgcTGCAGGAACGGGGTAGCTTTGGGGGGTGAGCGGGTGGCGGGAGGTGCTGATCCCCGGCCCACCTCTTCCAGCCCTTCATGTCACCGCGGTTCCCAGGGGGCCCCCGGCCCACCCTGCGGATGCCGAGTCAGGTGAGAGAGGGatgaggggaggggggggcaggAGTTGGGCCAGGGTGGGGGTACCCACGCTCAGTGCTGCCACCCCCCCACTCTGCAGCCTCCTGTGGGCCTCCCcggctcccagcccctcctccctggcaCCATGGAACCCTCCCCGCGTGCTCAGGGTGAGTAGGGAAGCTCCAGCTgctgccacccccccacccattAGGACCCCAGCTCCAAGTACCTCGTCCCTGCTGCCTCCTGGTGCAGAACCACCCTCCTCCAGCACATGTCCACCCTGGGGAGTGTTACTGGCCTGagcccccttccttctgcccccacttCAGGGCATCCGAGCATGGGCCCGATGCAGAGAGTGACACCTCCACGGGGCATGGCCAGTGTTGGACCCCAGGTGAGGGCTGGGCCAGGAGAGGGGGTGCGCATCAGGGGCTTCCCCCGACACCTTGAGCTGCACTCACAGCCCTTTTGCCTTCCCAGAGTTATGGAGGTGGCATGCGgcccccacccaactccctcGCCGGCCCAGGCCTGCCCACCATGAACATGTAAGGCCAGGAGAGACCCCTGGGGTGTGCCCGTGCAGGCCACCACCCAGCTTCACGGGCCAGCTCTGCTGGGCCAGACTCCGTCTGCACAACAGCTCTGGTTGTTTACTGTTttgggtggggaaactgaggcccacaggcCAGTGAGTGATAGGCTGGGATTTGAAGGCTGACTAGAATCCATCCCTGGTTACCAGCTCTCAGCCACGGTCTGCTGCTCTGCTGGCCTACTTGGGGGCacatggggcagggtggggcagtCACGGAGTGTGTTGTGGGGGGCTGTGTACCACCTGGCCTCACCCCAGGGTCCACCCGCTGTCTCTTCTAGGGGCCCTGGAGTGCGAGGCCCATGGGCCAGCCCCAGTGGAAACTCGGTGAGTGGCGGGGGGNNNNNNNNNNNNNNNNNNNNNNNNNNNNNNNNNNNNNNNNNNNNNNNNNNNNNNNNNNNNNNNNNNNNNNNNNNNNNNNNNNNNNNNNNNNNNNNNNNNNGGTGGTTGGCAGTTGGGGGGGGGTCTTTCTCACCTTGTCTCCTTCCTTGTGCAGGGACCGCCAGGAGGAGGTGGGCCCCCTGGAACACCCATCATGCCCAGCCCTGGAGGTGCTACAgcctgggcggggtgggggggtgtgctTGCCTGGAGAAACCCTCCCACCCCAAGCCCCTCACGCACCAGTCTCTCCCCCAGACTCCACCAACTCCGGCGAGACCATGTACACTATCATGAACCCCATCGGGCCGGGCGCCGGCAGGGCTAACGTGAGTGCGGGGTCCAGGGTGGGGGCTGCGGAAGGTGGTGGCCCCGCTGGGGATCTGGTGGCCCGAGTCCCACGCTGCCCCCCGCCCGCAGTTCCCGCTCGGCCCTGGTCCGGAGGGCCCCATGGCGGCCATGAGTGCGATGGAGCCTCACCACGTGAACGGATCCCTGGGTGAGTGGGCGTCCCGAGACACACACCCCACGCCCCAGCCCCGCCGCTTCGCGAGCCTTTGCGCCCCCTGGCGGTTGCTCccgcccctctccctggctcctcTGTTGGCGTCCCGGTTGCACCTTGAGCCTCCGCGGGCCGCTCACTGACAGAAGCTGCGATGGGGGGCACGGGGGGAGGAAGTTCCACTAGCTAAACCAAGAGTGCCATCACTGACCCCCGTCCGGACCCTCCATCCGGGACCCCGGGCTGGGCCCAGAGACGGAGGCACGGCCGCGGGGCAAGTTCGGGGAGGGGTTAGTTGACCCTGAGCTGCGGCGGGGGGATTGGTGCTGGGCCTGGCGCAGGCGCATCTGAGCCGCGGTCCGCCGTCTGTCGGTCCACAGGCTCGGGCGATATGGACGGGTTGCCGAAGGTGAGGGGCCGCGCTCCTGCGTGGGGCggggcctggggctccctgggTGCGGGGATGCGGGCTTGGCCGGAGTTGTGAGGCCTAGTTCGGGTTGGGCCGAGcggtgggcagggcctggcccgCGGGGCGGGGAGTACTGCGCTGACCGCGGCCGCCCCCAGAGCTCCCCCGGCGCCGTGGCCGGCCTGAGCAACGCCCCGGGCACNNNNNNNNNNNNNNNNNNNNNNNNNNNNNNNNNNNNNNNNNNNNNNNNNNNNNNNNNNNNNNNNNNNNNNNNNNNNNNNNNNNNNNNNNNNNNNNNNNNNNNNNNNNNNNNNNNNNNNNNNNNNNNNNNNNNNNNNNNNNNNNNNNNNNNNNNNNNNNNNNNNNNNNNNNNNNNNNNNNNNNNNNNNNNNNNNNNNNNNNNNNNNNNNNNNNNNNNNNNNNNNNNNNNNNNNNNNNNNNNNNNNNNNNNNNNNNNNNNNNNNNNNNNNNNNNNNNNNNNNNNNNNNNNNNNNNNNNNNNNNNNNNNNNNNNNNNNNNNNNNNNNNNNNNNNNNNNNNNNNNNNNNNNNNNNNNNNNNNNNNNNNNNNNNNNNNNNNNNNNNNNNNNNNNNNNNNNNNNNNNNNNNNNNNNNNNNNNNNNNNNNNNNNNNNNNNNNNNNNNNNNNNNNNNNNNNNNNNNNNNNNNNNNNNNNNNNNNNNNNNNNNNNNNNNNNNNNNNNNNNNNNNNNNNNNNNNNNNNNNNNNNNNNNNNNNNNNNNNNNNNNNNNNNNNNNNNNNNNNNNNNNNNNNCCTAATCTCACCGGCCCGCCCCCTATCCCAACCCCACCCTGGGACCTGCACCCCAGGGCGGTCTCCCCACGCATCGCCacctgtctcctcccctccctccgcccCGTCCCCCATTCTCCCCGGGGGGCGGGTCCCAGTATAGGCCGGAGCTGAGCCCGCCCCCGCGCGCCACCCCCTCGTCTCTCCGCAGTACTCGCCCGGGATGACCATGAGCGTGTGATGGGGCAGCAGCCCCTTGCCCACTGTCGGCCTCGGCTTCTGCCCAGTGCCCCTGCCTGGGACCAAGGTCCAGGGGCTCGGGCAGTCGCTGGGTGAGGGTCTGAGGTCACACCTCGGGCGACTGTACTCCATCCAGTTCAAGGATTGGACAGCTGGGAGGCCCCGCACGAAGGactctcattttataaaaaaaaacaaaaaacaaaacaaaacgcaaGGACCTCAGAGACGTTCTTTCCTGTATAGGCCCTTCCCGCCATTTCTATTTTGTCCCAGGGGGCTCCTTGTTCTTGGGGACCTCCTTTCCCCTGGACAGCAGGGGTGGGCCCCATCAATAAATGTaacttggttttggtttttggtatcTGGTCTCAGATTTCTTCGCTGTGGCTTGTGGCCACGTCCCCCCATCATGGGGTTAGGCAGAGGTTTCTAGGGTCCTAGAAGTTTCAAGAGCTGGGGCATCAGTTTCTCAAGGGTAGGTAGGAGTCTACCACGTGAAAAACAGGAGATGGggctggagttggggggggggttagggTTAGGTCGCAGGCGCTGAGAACCCACAGGTGATGCTGTGGCTGATAGTGGCACTGGCTTTATTGTCTTCAGGGGTCTTGGAAGGGTTGGGTCCTGAGGGGCAGCGGGGGCAAGAGTTTTGGGGGAGAAGGATGGCCATGGCCTTAAGTGGTGGGCATCTGGGGTGCCTCGGCCTGCGAGTGCCGGTTGGCATCACCCGTACAGCCGTTGGGGGCAGTTGGCGCCGGTCCTTTCTTGCAAGGCACAGGGCAGGTGGTGACCACAGGCCCCACTCGCTTGAGGCCGGGACGCTCCATCTTGTGCTCCAGAAGCATGTGGTTCTGTGGcgggagccccacacaggcccTGGGGGAAAGGTTGGGGCTGAGTGGGGCCAGACCCCGAGGCTGGGGACCCCACAGCCTCCAATCCCTAGAGTCCCGGTGCCGAGCGGGCCAGTGGACGTGAGGGCCTCGGACGGGGACCCCAAAGCCGGGGCACACCTGAGGATATTCTCGATGCAGCTGCGCTGGCGGAAGAGCGCATTGACCACCGGGCTGCCCGGCGGCACCAGCGGCGCCTTGAAGAGGAAGCTGAGCAGCGACAGCACCGAGTGGAAGCCCTGCGGCTCGGGGTCGGCGTCCGTGCAGAAGCTCACGCGCTGGCACAGCTCGGTCAGCAGCACCAGGTCCAGCATGATGGGCGCGGCCAGGAGGGAGTCCTGCGGGGCCGGCGGGTCAGAAGGCGGGCGGGCCGGCGGGCAGCCCCAGTCCCGCCCGGCGGCCCCGCACCTCGCACGTGTTGTGCAGCACCAGCGTGTTGGTGCCGCCCAGCATCAGCTCCGATGTGTACTCGTCCAGCGCCCGCTTGCTGTCCCCCACGTATGGCACGTACTTGATGACCACCTGGGGGGCGGCACGAGGTCACGGGGTCCCCGCCCTCCTctgccagcccctgccccccccNCCCCCCGCCGAGCGGCCCCTGGCCCACGCACGCAGTGGTCGGGCTCCTCGCCGGGCGCGTAGAGCACGGGGTTGCCCTGCACCAGGTCGTCCACCACGCTGCTCTTGGACACCTCCTTGGAGCGGAACTGTGGCGGCGCCGACAGGTTCTGCCCGTCATTGTTGCCCAGGTGGTTGTAGCTCACGATAGACATGGTCTGCGGGAACAAGGGGTCCCGCGGCAGCTGCAGGCCCCACGACGCACAAGCCCCGCGGCGCACAAGTCTGGTGCTTGGGATCCAGGCCCCCCCTCCTGAGCTGTGCACCCCCCAGGCCCACGCACCTTGAGGCCAGAGCCAATAAGGAAGTCCACGAGCACGGACTTGACCTTGGTCTGGCCTGACTTGAAGTCGTCTCCACCCACGAAGACGCGTCGCTGCCGGGCCAGCTCGAGCGCCCCAGGCACCAGGGTGTTCTGCGGGGACCCATTGAGGAAGGCGCAGCCCTCCAAGATGCTGGCCACAGCGAAGAGAGTGGAGGGCGACACCTCCAGGCCCAGCTGTGGACGTAGGCGGGCAATCAGCACGGAGGGGTCCTTGAGGGGTTGTCCTGACCCCTCTCTCCAACCCTGGATGCACGTACCTGGATGGTACGCAGCAGGTTCTCGGCGGTGTCATTGAGGCCTGGGACCACTTCGCAGAAGCGCTCCGTGTTCGCTGTCCACAGCACGATGACTTTGTCTAGCCCAGCACTGGACCGGAAGTCACGGATGTCCCTACGGATCTGCtccagctgggcagggagggaagaaggttGTACAGGCCCCTCGACCTGGGGAGGTCTGGGCTACTCGGTTCCCCAAGTGCAAAGTGAGGTCTGGAAGCTCAGGATGGGAACGAGGAGACAAAAGGCCAATaacgtggggggcggggggtggaagGGGTGGTGGGTGATAACTCAGGGGCAAAAGGCAAGAGCAACAAGTGGCAAGGGATACAGGACTCGGGACAGGGCCGCACCTGCTGTGCGCGCGTGCCCAGTATGAGGTTGTCAGCGCGCGCACTCTGGTTAGCTGCGATGAATTCGGGGATGTAGACAGAGGGCCGCGGGCGCAGGGCTTCCAAGTGCGGCCACAGTTGCTCCTGCAGCCCCCAATCCAGTACCTGCGCGCGCCGCATCGCCTCAGCCAGGTTCAGCGAAGATATGTCCCAGCCTGGGGTAGGGGGCACCCCCAAGCTCAGCCCAACCCGGAACGTGGGCCCCTCCAGGCCCCGCCACCGCCCCAGCCCCCTGCCTAGGGCCCCGCCCACCGTCGAACACGAGGTCGTCGGGTGCCACCATGGGCAGCAGTGCGCTGAAAGGCACGAACACCTCCTGGCCCTCGGCGTCCAAGCCCAGGCTAACGGTGCCCGCCTGCGTCAGCGAGCCGTAGTAGTTGGCCTCCTGGGGGGCGGCAGGCGGGGCGGAGTGAGGTGGGGCGTGGCGAGAGCCACTAGCCGGCCAGGGCCCCGCCCGGCACCCTCAAGCTCCGCCTTCCTTCTGGGCGCCTCCGCTCAGCGCTCCAAGCCAGGGCAGAAGCCGCTCCCCCCTTTGgaggttccccccacccccgggagcCCGCCGGCCCCTTAGGCTCCGTCCTGGGAGGGTCTCCTCCTTCGTAGAGCTCCGCCCCCTAAAGGCCCTTCCCCCTCCAGCAGGGACTCCGGCCGAGCCCCACCCGACCCCCCACCTTGCGGCCGGTGCGCGTGGGCCAGGACAGGCGCAGTCGGTTGGCCAGCACGGCAGCGGTGAGCGTGGAGCCGTTGTTCCCGCCCCAGCCGACGAGCATGACCCCAAGCCGGGGCACCTGCCGGGCGGTCCGAAAGGTGAAGCGCGTGGACGTGGGGTATACCTGGGGGCGGGCGGTGCAATGAGCCTGGGGCCACaggcccttcctccctcactaCAGGGACAGAGTCTTCGACGTTGGGTAATTCCCGTCCCCTCCCGGCTCCCTGGTTCCCCcattcccaccctcccccacccgggTCCCTTGCCTACCTTGAGGACACTGCCCTCGCGGCTGACGCACGTTGTCCGGTACTCGTACTGAGCCTCGATGGCGTCGGGGCCGTAGACCACGTCGGGGCTCTCGACCACGAAATCGGCTGTGGCCTCCATCGCGGAGAGCTAGGGGCGCGGGGTGGACAGGAGGTCAGCGGGGACACGAGAGCCGGCGGACCGAGCCGACCGCGGTCCCCAGGGAGCCCGCACCACGCCCCGGGGCCGCACTCACCGGCGCGGAGTCAACTCGGACACTGGCGGACGGTGAGGGCTCGGGGCGCGCGAACTCCAGAGAAAAGagccgcggccccgcccccgccccgcccctcaccccacccGCGCCAGGGAGGAGGGGCGCGCGGGCCTCGGACGGGGAGGACTGGGAGGACTCGGGTTCAAGGCCCCGTAGGCCCGAGCCATCGCTGCCCTTGGGTTCCCGCCCCACCGGGCGCGGCCGGACATCCACGTGGACCACGGACCCCCCGCCCGCGCACCGGGCGCGTGGATTCTACTTTCACCGCAGCCGGTTACGGCGCGCGGctacttttcctcattttacaaaagagggcATTAAGGCTGCAAGAGAGCGCCAGGCCCAGCCACCAGGCAGGAGGTGGAGCTGGGCACCTGGGTCCGAGATAACTGCAGCGCAAACTGGAGCCAAAGACTGAGCCGGGGCTCAGACTCCACAGCCAGGCCCTCCTCCAGCCGCGGCCGCCTCTGCTCCCCCTTCGTGAGCGGG contains the following coding sequences:
- the SSBP4 gene encoding single-stranded DNA-binding protein 4, which codes for MWLALYVYEYLLHVGAQKSAQTFLSEIRWEKNITLGEPPGFLHSWWCVFWDLYCAAPDRREACEHSNEAKAFQDYSAVAAPSPVMGSMAPNDAMAAGPMAPGFFQGPPGSQQPPHNPNAPMMGPHVQPFMSPRFPGGPRPTLRMPSQPPVGLPGSQPLLPGTMEPSPRAQGHPSMGPMQRVTPPRGMASVGPQSYGGGMRPPPNSLAGPGLPTMNMGPGVRGPWASPSGNSLGGGLSHLVSFLVQGPPGGGGPPGTPIMPSPGDSTNSGETMYTIMNPIGPGAGRANFPLGPGPEGPMAAMSAMEPHHVNGSLGSGDMDGLPKSSPGAVAGLSNAPVLARDDHERVMGQQPLAHCRPRLLPSAPAWDQGPGARAVAG
- the ISYNA1 gene encoding inositol-3-phosphate synthase 1 isoform X1; the encoded protein is MALFCCFFPPGWLAGAAPVPMMGMGMPRPSGIPQAQDAGRDGCPCPMLQLSAMEATADFVVESPDVVYGPDAIEAQYEYRTTCVSREGSVLKVYPTSTRFTFRTARQVPRLGVMLVGWGGNNGSTLTAAVLANRLRLSWPTRTGRKEANYYGSLTQAGTVSLGLDAEGQEVFVPFSALLPMVAPDDLVFDGWDISSLNLAEAMRRAQVLDWGLQEQLWPHLEALRPRPSVYIPEFIAANQSARADNLILGTRAQQLEQIRRDIRDFRSSAGLDKVIVLWTANTERFCEVVPGLNDTAENLLRTIQLGLEVSPSTLFAVASILEGCAFLNGSPQNTLVPGALELARQRRVFVGGDDFKSGQTKVKSVLVDFLIGSGLKTMSIVSYNHLGNNDGQNLSAPPQFRSKEVSKSSVVDDLVQGNPVLYAPGEEPDHCVVIKYVPYVGDSKRALDEYTSELMLGGTNTLVLHNTCEDSLLAAPIMLDLVLLTELCQRVSFCTDADPEPQGFHSVLSLLSFLFKAPLVPPGSPVVNALFRQRSCIENILRACVGLPPQNHMLLEHKMERPGLKRVGPVVTTCPVPCKKGPAPTAPNGCTGDANRHSQAEAPQMPTT
- the ISYNA1 gene encoding inositol-3-phosphate synthase 1 isoform X2; translation: MEATADFVVESPDVVYGPDAIEAQYEYRTTCVSREGSVLKVYPTSTRFTFRTARQVPRLGVMLVGWGGNNGSTLTAAVLANRLRLSWPTRTGRKEANYYGSLTQAGTVSLGLDAEGQEVFVPFSALLPMVAPDDLVFDGWDISSLNLAEAMRRAQVLDWGLQEQLWPHLEALRPRPSVYIPEFIAANQSARADNLILGTRAQQLEQIRRDIRDFRSSAGLDKVIVLWTANTERFCEVVPGLNDTAENLLRTIQLGLEVSPSTLFAVASILEGCAFLNGSPQNTLVPGALELARQRRVFVGGDDFKSGQTKVKSVLVDFLIGSGLKTMSIVSYNHLGNNDGQNLSAPPQFRSKEVSKSSVVDDLVQGNPVLYAPGEEPDHCVVIKYVPYVGDSKRALDEYTSELMLGGTNTLVLHNTCEDSLLAAPIMLDLVLLTELCQRVSFCTDADPEPQGFHSVLSLLSFLFKAPLVPPGSPVVNALFRQRSCIENILRACVGLPPQNHMLLEHKMERPGLKRVGPVVTTCPVPCKKGPAPTAPNGCTGDANRHSQAEAPQMPTT